TAGCCAGAATCAGGGGGACTGCGTTCCTTGTGATACTCATAACTTTAGGTCTCCAATGTTCATCGGCCCATAACCGACTCGATAGTAGTAAAGACTGGAGTTGTTCAATCCGCCAGTTGTAAGAACTTCTGCGGATAATTTTCTATCACTCTAGGCCTGATACTGACGCCACGTTAGTCTTTGCAGACTTTTCGAGGAAGTTCGATGACCGCCAGCCTTAGCACCCGTACTCCACAGCAGGCAATTGCCGCACTGCTTGCCCGCTACACGCCCGAGAAACTGCTGTTGCTCGGTGCCAGCGAACTACCCGCAGTCAGCGCTTTTCGCAATGCCCACCCGCAGTGTCAGGTCACCACTGCACCTGCTGCTCCCCTGGCGCCGGAACTGGCCGCACAGCGCTTCGACCTGGCACTGCTGGTCGACTGCCTGGAGCACTTACCCAAGCGCGATGGTCTGCAACTACTGGGCGGTATCCGCAACCTCAACGCCAGCCGGGTCGCCGTATTGCTCGACCTCAAGGCGGGTGATTGGCAGGAAACCGACCTGTTCGCACTGGCCATGCAGGCCAGTGAGCAGTTCCAGCGCGAGGGACAGACCCTGCATCTGTTCACCTATGATCTGCTCGATTACAAGCAAGTTCCCGACTGGTTGAATGCAAAGTTCTGGGCCAATCCACAAAACTTCGGCAAATACTGGTGGTAACGAGATGAACCCACTTGATCCCCACTGCCCCTGTGGCAGCGGCAATCCGCTCAGCCAGTGTTGCGGCCACTACCACGCAGGCACACCCGCGCCCAGCGCGGAGTTGCTGATGCGCTCGCGTTACAGCGCCTATGTTCTGGGCCTGGTGGACTATCTGGTGGCCACGACCCTGCCCGCCCAGCAGCAGGCGCTCGACCGTGAAGCGATGGCCGTCTGGAGCGCACAAAGCACCTGGCTGGGGCTGGAAGTGGAAGGCAGTGAAGTCTTCGGCGGCAAACCCGAACATGCCCAGGTCAGCTTCGTCGCCCACTGGCATGACGAGCATGGCGAACATCGTCATCGCGAATGCTCCGCCTTCGTTCAGGTGGATGGACGCTGGTATTTCCTCGATCCGACCGTATCAATGAAGGTTGGGCGCAATGACCCCTGCCCCTGTCAGGGCGGGCAGAAGTTCAAGAAGTGCTGCGCGCCCCATCTGAAGGGCTGACTGGCGTCGGACGCACTTTCTGCTTGAGTTGAATCGTCCTTCGGGGACACTCGACAAGGAGAAAGCCATGCACAAGAAAAGTGGTATCGCTCTCGTTTTGGCCAGCCTGCTGACTGGTTGCGCCAGTCAGCCTGGAGGGCTGCAGGGAGAGGCACTGGATCTGGGGGACAGCCAGCGCGTCAGCCGTCTGTTTGCCTACCCCAACAACTGCAGCGTGATCTGCTACCGCGACTGGACGCTGGAGCAGACGGTGGAGCACTACCTGCAACAAAGTCTGACCCGCGACGGCTACCCGCAGGCCAGCGTACGCGTCAAGCGCGATGGGAAACGCGTACACGCTTACTTCGAAGGTGTACCTGCCGAGTACGCCAAGCCCCTGCGGCAATTGCTCGACACCGGCGATCTGGCCTATCAGGGCGCCAGCCAGCTCAACCGTGACGGCAAGTGGCAGTACAACTGGTACTTCTTCCTGCCACTGGGCATGGCCCTGGAGAACCGCAAGAGTGTCGAACTGCTGCATTTTCCGCCGGACTACTCGCTGACCCAGGCTCAGGACTACCTGCGCTCGAGCACCACCGATCGCTGGGCCGACCTGCTCAGCTACAACGGCATTGCGCCGGAGCAGACACCGGCCTACCAGACCATCGTCGACATCGCCCCCATTGCCGCCCCGGCCAGTGCCGGCAGCGCTCTGGAAGGCGTGTACGGTTATTTCAGCGACTACCAGCGGCGTATGGTCGCTGAGCTCAGCGCCAGCTCGGACGGTACCAGCCTGCCGATGGTGGCCTTCGGCAGCCCAGTGCGCAGCTGGATCAAGCAGCAGTACGGGGTGAACCTTTCCGTCCTGGGCCTGGGTCAGGTCGATGCGACATCCGAACGGCAGGTTGCCGTACTCGGCGCCAACCACCCCAGCTACATCTGGTATGCCGCCGACCCGGCCAACAACAATGGCAGCGAGGATGCCGCCAACGCGGCGGGGATCAAGGTCATGGGGCAGGATCTGAGCGCCGCCTGCTGGCAGGCCGGCATGGGCCGGCAACCA
The sequence above is drawn from the Pseudomonas sp. Z8(2022) genome and encodes:
- a CDS encoding DUF6231 family protein, which encodes MTASLSTRTPQQAIAALLARYTPEKLLLLGASELPAVSAFRNAHPQCQVTTAPAAPLAPELAAQRFDLALLVDCLEHLPKRDGLQLLGGIRNLNASRVAVLLDLKAGDWQETDLFALAMQASEQFQREGQTLHLFTYDLLDYKQVPDWLNAKFWANPQNFGKYWW
- a CDS encoding YchJ family protein produces the protein MNPLDPHCPCGSGNPLSQCCGHYHAGTPAPSAELLMRSRYSAYVLGLVDYLVATTLPAQQQALDREAMAVWSAQSTWLGLEVEGSEVFGGKPEHAQVSFVAHWHDEHGEHRHRECSAFVQVDGRWYFLDPTVSMKVGRNDPCPCQGGQKFKKCCAPHLKG